One region of Oryzias latipes chromosome 6, ASM223467v1 genomic DNA includes:
- the phlda2 gene encoding pleckstrin homology-like domain family A member 2, giving the protein MKMSAAEISQVLKEGELEKRSDSLLQFWKRKTCVLTTDSLNIYADTQKRSKGKELKLQSIKKVDCVERTGKFIYFTIVTTDNKEIDFRCSGEENCWNAVITMALIDYKNKKAIQDFKTRQDTESASPGQQERRMARAP; this is encoded by the coding sequence ATGAAAATGTCCGCGGCGGAGATCAGCCAGGTCCTCAAGGAGGGAGAGCTGGAGAAGAGGAGCGACAGCCTGCTCCAGTTCTGGAAGAGGAAGACGTGCGTCCTGACCACGGACAGCCTCAACATCTACGCCGACACGCAGAAGCGATCCAAGGGCAAGGAGCTGAAGCTGCAGTCCATCAAGAAGGTGGACTGCGTGGAGCGCACCGGCAAGTTCATCTACTTCACCATCGTCACCACAGACAACAAAGAGATCGACTTCCGGTGCTCCGGGGAGGAGAACTGCTGGAACGCCGTGATCACCATGGCCCTGATCGACTACAAGAACAAGAAGGCCATTCAGGACTTTAAAACGCGCCAGGACACCGAGAGCGCGTCGCCCGGTCAGCAGGAGAGGCGCATGGCGCGAGCGCCTTGA